The window CGTTGCTGACCGGCAGGCCGAGCGACGCGGCGACCGAGGTCGCGGCCGCCATCGCACGAGTGACGTCGGACATCTCCATGCTCAGATCCTGGCGTACCGGCCGCCGGTAGTCTCCCCGTTTTCCGTGTCGGGCACGGGGCGGCTCGTGCCCTTCGCCGCCCGCCCCCGTCCACCGCCGCCCCGACGCGCGCCTCCAGGCCGCACCGGTTCGGCCGTCCCGCGCGTCGACGTACCGTTGGAAGTCCGCGAAGCTCCTCCCCGGCCGGGGCCCACTCGGCGAACGCCTCGCCCGGCAATCCGTCACCCACGGTCACCGGACATCACGCGGAGGGCCCGTGCGGCGGTTGGAGGGTTCGGGACCGGGTAGTGGTTGCCCCATGCTGCTGATGAGGCCACCGGGTGTTTACCCAGCTCAGGAGGACACCTCCCTGCTCCGTACCGTGCTGCGCCAGCGCGGTCGGGTCGCCGGGCGCTCAGTCCTCGACGTCGGTTCGGGCACCGGGGCGCTGGGCATCGAGGCCTTCCGCGCCGGTGCGGCCAGCCTCACCTCGATCGACCTGTCGCGACGCTCGGTACTGGCGAGCTGGCTCAACAGCCGACTGCACGGGGTCCCGGCGACGGTGCGGCGCGGCGACCTGTTCGCTCCCGTGGCCCCGCACCGCTTCGACCTCGTGCTCGCCAACCCGCCCTACATGCCCGCTACCGGTCGGCGGCTGCCCCGCCACCGGATGGCGAGGTGCTGGGACGCGGGGCCGGACGGGCGGATCCTGCTGGACCGCATCTGCGCGGGGGCGCCCTCGGTGCTCAGCGAGGACGGCGCGCTCCTGCTCGTGCAGTCCGAGCTCGCCGACGAGCAGGCCACGTTGGACCGGCTCGAGAAGGCCGGGCTGGTGCCCGAGGTCCTCGCCAGGGCCCGCATCCCGTTCGGTCCGGTGCTGCGCGCGCGTGCCGCGGCGCTGCGCGCCCGCGGACTGCTCGGCCCCGACCAGATGGAGGAGGAACTCGTGGTCATCGAGGCGTGCCGTGGCTGAGGACCGTCGCCGGGTCGTGGTCACCGACGACGGTCCGGTCCTCGTCTACGGCCCGGTCGACGTGGAGACGCCAGACGGAACGCGCGTGCGCAGCGACCGGGCGGTCACCGCGCTGTGCGTGTGCGGCCGCAGCAGGCGCCGCCCGTTCTGCGACACCAGCCACCGTCGGCGCGTACGCGGTGACGAGGGGAAGGAGTACGGCCCATGACCATGACGACGCCGGAGGCGCCGACGCTGCCCGCCCCCAGGGGTCCGCTCTCCGAGGCGGTTATGGACGCGCTGCGCGGGAACCGGACCGGGTTCCCCGCGGTGGACGGGTCCCCGCCCTACGGTGAGGACCTCCAGCTCGCCCTCTACTGCTGCTACGAACTCCACTACCGCGGGTTCGGGGGAGTCGACGCCGACCGCGAGTGGGACCCGGCGCTGCTGACGCTGCGCGCCGAACTGGAGGGGGCCTTCCTCGGCGCGCTCAGGGACGAGGTGGCCCCCGGCGCGGACGTCGGGAGCGAGCTCGGCGCGCTCCTGGTCGAACACGTCGACGCGTTCGGCGCCTCCCACCACCTGCGCCGCCACGGGCAGCTGTGGCAGCTGCGCGAGTACGTCGCCCACCGCTCGCTCTACCACCTGAAGGAGGCCGACCCGCAGAGCTTCGTCATCCCCCGCCTGCACGGCCCCGCCAAGGCCGCCCTGGTGACCGTGCAGCACGACGAGTACGGCGCGGGGGACCCCGAGCGGACGCACTCCACGCTCTTCGCCGACATGATGGCCGAGCTGGGCCTGTGCGCGGACTACGGCGCCTACCTCGACTCCGCCCCCGCCGAGATGCTGGCCGAGGTCAACTTCATGTCGCTGTGCGGTCTGCACCGCGGGTTGCGCGGAGCGCTGATCGGACAGTTCGCCACCGTCGAGCTCACCTCCTCCCCCGGCTCGGACCGGTTGGTCAAGGCCATGCGGAGGCTGGGCTGCGGCCCGGCCGCCGTCCGGTTCTACGCCGAGCACGTCGAGGCCGACGCGGTGCACGAGCAGCTCCTGCGGCGCGAGGTGATCGCGCCGCTGCTGGACACCGAACCCGAGCTGGCCCCCGACATCGTGTTCGGCATCCGCGCCAGCACTCTCCTGGCCACACGGCTGGAGGAGTACCTCCTGCGGCGGTGGGGTCGCGGCGAGTCGAGCTTCCGCGACGGGACGGACGTGAGGGAACCATGAGAACACCTGGACCAGCGGTGCGGGTCCGTGTGCTTCCGCTCGCAGACAGGGGCGACGCGGTGCCGGACGACACCGTGGTGCGCGACTGCCTGCGGCAGTCGCCGCCCCGGTTGCCGCCCTGGCTCGGCTACGACGCGGTCGGCTCCGCACTGTTCGAGCGGATCACCGAGCTGCCCACGTACTACCTGACCCGTGTGGAACGCGACCTGTTGGAGCGCCACTCCGCGGAGATCGCCGAACTGCTCGCCTGCGGGCGGATCGCGGAGCTGGGCAGCGGAAGCGCGAAGAAGACACGGCTGCTGCTGGAGAGCTGTCTGCGCCTGCGCGGGACCGCCTACCTGCCGATCGACGTCGACCGGGGCATGCTGGAGTCCAGCGGCGCCGCGTTGTGCGCGGAGCTGGACCGCCTGGAGGTCACGGGCCTGTGGGGACGCTACGAAGCAGGTCTGGACTGGCTGCGCACCCATCCCGGTGAGCCGCTCGCGATCGCCTTCCTCGGCAGCAGCTTCGGCAATGCCACCCGCGGGGAACGCGACGCGCTGCTGGGCGAGATCGCCCGGACCCTGCGCCCGGGCGAGGCCTTCCTGGTCTCCGCCGATCTGGACAAGGGCCGCGAGGCCCTGGAGACCTGCTACAACGATCCCGCCGGGTACTCGGCCTTCGCCGACTTCCGGCTCAACTACCTCACCCGGTTGAACGACCTCTACGGCGCCGGGTTCGTGCTCGACGACTTCGTCCCGGAGGCGTGTTACGACGCGGACACCACCACCGTGGAGGGACGCCTTCGCGCCCGGGCCGACCAGGCGGTGCCCGTACCGGGTCTGGGACTGACCGTGCGCGTACCGCGCGGGCGGTTCCTCAACGTCGGCTACTCGGTGAAGTTCGACGGGCAGGGGCTGGCCGACGAGGTGGGAGCGCACGGTTTCAGCCTGGGAGCCCGGTGGCTGGACCCCGGAGCACAATACGGACTCTTCCTCTTCCGCCGTGACGGGGGCTGAACAACCGGCGCGAACGGGCGCCCGACTGCCGGCGCGTCGGGCCGCTCCCCGCAGGCGGTCCGCACGCGCCCGCCCCGTCCGCCGCTCCGGCCCCGTCCGAAGGTCACCGGCCGGGGCAGCGGCCGGGGCAGCGGCCAAGGCGGAGGGCCGCCACCCGTGCGGGTGGCGGCCCTCCTGGCGGAGAGGTGCGGCTACCTCCGGCCGATGACCTCGAACTCGAGGACGTCGGTGAACTCGCGGCCGTAGGCGTCGGTCGCGGTCACCTCGGCGGTGTGCTCACCGGTGTGCAGGTTCCTGGGCAAGTCGAACCGCCACAGGTGCATCGTCCGGTTGGCGAGGCTGCCGCCGTGGACGAGCTGCTGCGCGACCGCGTACGGGTCGGAGTACTCGACGCCGACGTTGACGGCCTCGCCCCGCATCTGCTGGGTGCGGGTGGCCTCCTGGGCCGGTCGGCCGTCGATGCTGACCTCGACCGTCGAGCCGGTGGAGCCGAAGAAGAAGTTGGTCGTCAGCCAGCTGCCGTGGGCCAGGTCCCTGCGGTCGACCACCAGGGGCTCCTCCAGCTCGGGGGCCTCGCCCACCGGGTTGGCGTTCCACTCCTGGCGCGCCTCGACCCACTCGCGGTAGGTCGGGCTGTTGATGCCCAGCTGCGTCTGCACGTCGTCGGACTCGCCGGTGACGGTGTAGCGCTCCTGGAACTCGTTGCCCTGGATGTCCAGCGTCACCACGCCGGGGCGTCCGCCGTCGCGGCCGATCGCGGTCGGGTAGCCCTCCTCGCCGATCGCGCCGGAGTACCAGTCACCCGAGATCGCGCCCGCGGTGATGTGCGGAAACGGCAGGCCCTCGACACCGAACAGGTCGTTCCAGCCCTTGGCGCCGTCACCGGTCTTGAGGTTCTCGATGCTGTGGCTGTGGCCGGACACCGCCACGGCGTTGCGGCCCTCCAGCAGCTCGTGCACGCGCCGGACCTGGTCGGTCTGGTGCACCGGGGAGGTGGAGTCGGCGTAGTTGAGCAGGCCGATGTGGCTGGCGACGACGACGAGCTTGTCGGGGTCGACGTTGGCCAGGTCGCGTTCGAGCCAGGCGAGCTGGTCCTCGTCGAGGCGGCCGTTGTAGGAGGGGTCGCCCTCCGGGTCGGCGCAGTGCGCCTCGATGCCCGCGGGGCTGTCCTCGGCCGCGACGCACGGGTACTCGACGGTGTTGAGCGCGATGATGTGCGTGTCGCCGACGTCGTAGGAGTAGTACTCCGGAGCCAGCTGCGCGCGGTAGGTGTCGAAGGAGTGCTCGGAGTTCGGGGCGTCGAAGTCGAGGTCGTGGTTGCCCGGAAGGAAGCGGGCGGGACCGTTGGTCTCGGCGACCAGGTCCTTGATCTCGGGGTAGAGCGACAGGTCGTCGCCGACGACGTCGCCGACGAACAGCGTGCCGCAGCCGGCGTAGTCGTGGCGCGCGGCCAGGTCCGCGATGGCGCCGTCGCGCGCGTACTCGATCTCCTGCCGGTCGTAGGTCTGCAGGTCTCCGGCCATGATGCAGCTCTGCGCGTCGGTGGCGGTCAGCTCGCTCTCCACCAGCGGGAAGTTGACCGCGGACGGCAGGGGTCCGGTCGGCTCGATCCCGCCGTAGCGCAGTTCCGGCGACCCCTCGGGCAGGTGGTTGTAGTGGAACTGCGGGATGTTGTGCTCGTCCATCGGCACCTGGTAGCCCGACGGCTGCGTGATGGACACCGTCATGTTGTCGAACGCGGGCAGTTCGTAACGGCCCTCGCCGTCGGTCAGCACCACGTCGCGGCCGTTGGTGACCATGACGCCGGACAGGCCGGCCTCCTCGCCGTCACTGGCGCTGTCCCGGTCGGCGTCGACGAACACCCGGCCGGTCAGCACCGCGTCGTCGGCGGCTCCGGTCGGGGTGCGGACCACCTCGACCTCGCCGCGGTAGGCGGTGTCCTCGAAGTTCTCCGAGGGCGCCGCCGCGGCCGGTGCGGACACCGCGGTCAGGGAACCGGCGATGACCGCGGCCATCGAGGCCGCCAGCGCCGCGCGAGAGTAACGGCGTGCCCGCGGAGCACTCGGCGTTCGCGCACGTCGTGAATGTGTCGTTGGCATGCAGTTGCCTCCGGTATGCGGGGGAGGGGGAGCAAAACCGGCCAGGGGGACCGGCGGGAAGCAACCTTTCTAGATATCGCTGAACAAAGGACCAGTTGTCGGCCAACAGTCGGCCACCAGGCGGTGACCACTGGCGCGGCACACTGATTATTCTCAGCCAGTTCTATCCCCATACGTTGTGAATGGCTAGGGCCGTCCGGGCTTTCCCTGCGATCCCTCCCGGACTGGTTCGGGCCCTGATTTCGGGACGGCCACGAGGCTCATCCGGCCTCACGGCACACTTGTCCCGGAGAAAGTTCCGAAGCCGGGACCCGGGCGTGGCTGACAAATGTCCGCGCACGTCAGCTAATGTCTACGCACGCCGGCCCGGGAAGCAAGGCGCAACTCCGTCCACGCCGAAAATCCTCGCGGAGCGGCGTCGGGCAGCGCCCCGCGACCGTCCCGGACGGCACGCCACGTTCGGAGACGCCACCGGCACCGTGCGACGTACATCCAGGTGAACGGCGGGTGTTCGGGCCCGAGGAGCGGCCCCGTCGACCGGTGCCCAGCCCCTCCCCCGCGACCCCCGGGCGGCCCCGTCCTCCGCGACGACACCACGACCGGTGCCACCCTCGCGCGCCGCGACCCTTTCCTGTACCCTCGTCGTGGTCGCTTTTCGGATAAGCGGGAAGGTGCGAGCGAAGATCAGGACACTGGCTCCCCTCAGTCTGGCTTCGTCTTTCCGGGGCCATTACAACTGGCGGAGCATGCCCGCGAACTCGCACTCCCACTCGGCCCCGCGACACTCCTGCAGTTCCTTCTCACCATCGCCGCCGGCCTGTTCACCTGCAAAGTCGCCACGGGTACCGCTGATCTGCTCGTGAGAATCCTCAGGCACAAGGCCGCACAACGGTGGCCGGGCCTGGTGCCGGAAAAGCCGCGCCACTGTTCGGCCGAAACAGGGGAGCCCGTTCCGGGGCCGGCGGGAACCCGCAACGGGGTCCACGGCGACGTCGGGGGCGTCGTGATCCAGGCCGGGCGCGTAGACCGGCTCCACATCCACCCCCACGGCAGCGCGCCCCCGAAGGACGGCCCGGGGACGGCGGGAACGGCCGCGCCCGAGTAGACCCCCTGAGAGGCGAACCGTGCCCGGGATCGGGACACATCACCATCCTCCACCCATCTATACACATTGTGTATAGTCGCCGCCATGTCCATCGGCAACACGCTGCTCGGTCTGCTCGAATCGGGCCCCCGCCACGGGTACGACCTCAAACGCCTCTTCGACGAACGGTTCGGACACGACCGGCCGCTGCACTACGGACAGGTCTACTCGACGATGTCGCGCCTGCTCAGGGACGGCCTGGTCGAGGTGGACGGGGTGGAGACGGGCAGCGGCCCCGAGCGCAAGCGCTACGCCATCACCGACGCCGGTGTCACCGACGTCGGCCGCTGGCTCTCCACGCCGGAGAGCCCCGAGCCCTACCTCCAGAGCACCCTGTACGCCAAGGTCGTGCTGGCTCTGCTGACCGGCCGTGACGCCGCCGGGCTGCTGGACGTCCAGCGGACCGAGCACCTGCGCCTGATGCGTGAGCTCACCCGCCGCAAGAGGGGCGGCGACCTCGCGGACCAGCTCGTCTGCGACCACGCCCTGTTCCACCTGGAGGCCGACATCCGGTGGCTGGAGCTGACCGCCGGCCGCCTGGACCGGCTCGCCGGGCAGGTCCGCGCATGAGCGGCACCGCCGCCGCGGAGGTCACGGGCACCCTGCTCACCGCCACCAGGCTCCGCAAGTACTTCGGTTCGACCGCCGCGCTGAACGGGACGGACTTCAGCATCGACTCCGGCGAGGTCGTCGCCGTCATGGGCCCGTCCGGATCCGGCAAGTCCACGCTGCTGCACTGCCTGGCGGGCATCCTCGACCTCGACGGCGGCACCGTGCACTACGGCGGGCACGAGCTGACGGCCCTGTCCGACGCCGAGCGCAGCAGGCTCAGACGCAGCGACTTCGGCTTCGTCTTCCAGTTCGGCCAGCTCGTCCCCGAGCTCACCTGCGTGGAGAACGTCGCGCTGGCCCTGCGCCTGACCGGCGTCGCCCGCAGGCGGGCGGAGGCCTGCGCGACGGAGTGGATGGCCCGCCTGGAGGTGGACGACGTCCGCGACAAGCGCCCCGGCCAGGTGTCCGGCGGGCAGAGGCAGCGGGTGGCCATCGCGCGGGCGCTGGTGGCCGAGCCCCGGCTGCTCTTCGCCGACGAGCCCACCGCCGCGCTGGACTCGCTCGACGGGGAGCGCGCCATGGAGCTGCTCACGGGCGCGGCCCGCGACACCGGGGCCGCGGTCGTCCTGGTCACCCACGACGTCCGGGTCGCCGCCTACTCCGACCGCGAGGTCGTCTTCCGCGACGGCCAGGCCCTCGGCGACGCCACCGGGCCCACGGGGGCGACGTGACCGGCCGGTGGTACCGCGACCTGGCCATGGGCGCCAGGCTCACCCTGAACGGCGGGTGGGCCGGCTGGACGGGGACGCTGCTCACCGCGCTGGGCGTGGGCCTGGGGGTGATGGTGCTCCTGCTGGCCGCCTCGGCGCCCTCGGTGCGTGCGGCGGGCCAGGAGCGGATGGACGAGCGGACACCGGTGTACCTGGAGTGGGGTGCGCCGACCGGCGACGCCGCGGTCCTCGCGGCCCCGCGGGTCGTGGAGTACCGGGGCGAGATGTTCACGGGCATGCTGCTCGAAGCGCCCGCGGGTCCGGGGTCGGACGTGCGCCCGCC is drawn from Nocardiopsis dassonvillei subsp. dassonvillei DSM 43111 and contains these coding sequences:
- a CDS encoding L-histidine N(alpha)-methyltransferase, which gives rise to MRTPGPAVRVRVLPLADRGDAVPDDTVVRDCLRQSPPRLPPWLGYDAVGSALFERITELPTYYLTRVERDLLERHSAEIAELLACGRIAELGSGSAKKTRLLLESCLRLRGTAYLPIDVDRGMLESSGAALCAELDRLEVTGLWGRYEAGLDWLRTHPGEPLAIAFLGSSFGNATRGERDALLGEIARTLRPGEAFLVSADLDKGREALETCYNDPAGYSAFADFRLNYLTRLNDLYGAGFVLDDFVPEACYDADTTTVEGRLRARADQAVPVPGLGLTVRVPRGRFLNVGYSVKFDGQGLADEVGAHGFSLGARWLDPGAQYGLFLFRRDGG
- a CDS encoding ABC transporter ATP-binding protein — protein: MSGTAAAEVTGTLLTATRLRKYFGSTAALNGTDFSIDSGEVVAVMGPSGSGKSTLLHCLAGILDLDGGTVHYGGHELTALSDAERSRLRRSDFGFVFQFGQLVPELTCVENVALALRLTGVARRRAEACATEWMARLEVDDVRDKRPGQVSGGQRQRVAIARALVAEPRLLFADEPTAALDSLDGERAMELLTGAARDTGAAVVLVTHDVRVAAYSDREVVFRDGQALGDATGPTGAT
- a CDS encoding HemK2/MTQ2 family protein methyltransferase; its protein translation is MRPPGVYPAQEDTSLLRTVLRQRGRVAGRSVLDVGSGTGALGIEAFRAGAASLTSIDLSRRSVLASWLNSRLHGVPATVRRGDLFAPVAPHRFDLVLANPPYMPATGRRLPRHRMARCWDAGPDGRILLDRICAGAPSVLSEDGALLLVQSELADEQATLDRLEKAGLVPEVLARARIPFGPVLRARAAALRARGLLGPDQMEEELVVIEACRG
- a CDS encoding PadR family transcriptional regulator, with the protein product MSIGNTLLGLLESGPRHGYDLKRLFDERFGHDRPLHYGQVYSTMSRLLRDGLVEVDGVETGSGPERKRYAITDAGVTDVGRWLSTPESPEPYLQSTLYAKVVLALLTGRDAAGLLDVQRTEHLRLMRELTRRKRGGDLADQLVCDHALFHLEADIRWLELTAGRLDRLAGQVRA
- a CDS encoding iron-containing redox enzyme family protein; the protein is MTMTTPEAPTLPAPRGPLSEAVMDALRGNRTGFPAVDGSPPYGEDLQLALYCCYELHYRGFGGVDADREWDPALLTLRAELEGAFLGALRDEVAPGADVGSELGALLVEHVDAFGASHHLRRHGQLWQLREYVAHRSLYHLKEADPQSFVIPRLHGPAKAALVTVQHDEYGAGDPERTHSTLFADMMAELGLCADYGAYLDSAPAEMLAEVNFMSLCGLHRGLRGALIGQFATVELTSSPGSDRLVKAMRRLGCGPAAVRFYAEHVEADAVHEQLLRREVIAPLLDTEPELAPDIVFGIRASTLLATRLEEYLLRRWGRGESSFRDGTDVREP
- a CDS encoding calcineurin-like phosphoesterase C-terminal domain-containing protein → MAAVIAGSLTAVSAPAAAAPSENFEDTAYRGEVEVVRTPTGAADDAVLTGRVFVDADRDSASDGEEAGLSGVMVTNGRDVVLTDGEGRYELPAFDNMTVSITQPSGYQVPMDEHNIPQFHYNHLPEGSPELRYGGIEPTGPLPSAVNFPLVESELTATDAQSCIMAGDLQTYDRQEIEYARDGAIADLAARHDYAGCGTLFVGDVVGDDLSLYPEIKDLVAETNGPARFLPGNHDLDFDAPNSEHSFDTYRAQLAPEYYSYDVGDTHIIALNTVEYPCVAAEDSPAGIEAHCADPEGDPSYNGRLDEDQLAWLERDLANVDPDKLVVVASHIGLLNYADSTSPVHQTDQVRRVHELLEGRNAVAVSGHSHSIENLKTGDGAKGWNDLFGVEGLPFPHITAGAISGDWYSGAIGEEGYPTAIGRDGGRPGVVTLDIQGNEFQERYTVTGESDDVQTQLGINSPTYREWVEARQEWNANPVGEAPELEEPLVVDRRDLAHGSWLTTNFFFGSTGSTVEVSIDGRPAQEATRTQQMRGEAVNVGVEYSDPYAVAQQLVHGGSLANRTMHLWRFDLPRNLHTGEHTAEVTATDAYGREFTDVLEFEVIGRR
- a CDS encoding CDGSH iron-sulfur domain-containing protein, yielding MAEDRRRVVVTDDGPVLVYGPVDVETPDGTRVRSDRAVTALCVCGRSRRRPFCDTSHRRRVRGDEGKEYGP